The nucleotide window agcccaggtgtgaggcactcaggtagcgcaggtgtgaggcggtcaggtagcccaggtgtgaggcactcaggtagcccaggtgtgaggtggtcaggtagcccaggtgtgaggtggTCAGGTAGCCCAGATGAGAGGTTGTTAGTACAGGTGTGAGGCGgtcaggtagcccaggtgtgaggtggtcaggtagcccaggtgtgaggaGGTCAGGTAGCCCAGATGAGAGGTTGTTAGTACAGGTGTGAGGCGgtcaggtagcccaggtgtgaggtggtcaggtagcgcaggtgtgaggcggtcaggtagcccaggtgtgaggcactcaggtagcgcaggtgtgaggtggtcaggtagcccaggtgtgaggtggTCAGGTAGTGCAGGTGTGAGGTGAtcaggtagcccaggtgtgaggaGGTCAGGTAGCCCAGATGAGAGGTTGTTAGTACAGGTGTGAGGTTAtcaggtagcccaggtgtgaggtgctcaggtagtgcaggtgtgaggtgctcaggtagcccaggtgtgaggcactcaggtagcccaggtgtgaggtggtcaggtagcccaggtgtgaggtggtcaggtagcgcaggtgtgaggtggtcaggtagcgcaggtgtgaggcgctcaggtagcccaggtgtgaggcggtcaggtagcccaggtgtgaggtgcTCAGGTAGCGCAGGTGTGAGGCGGTCAGGTAGCGCAGGTGTGAGGCACTCAGGTAGCGCAGGTGTGAGGCACTCAGGTAGCGCAGGTGTGAGGCGgtcaggtagcccaggtgtgaggcactcaggtagcgcaggtgtgaggcggtcaggtagcccaggtgtgaggcactcaggtagcccaggtgtgaggtggtcaggtagcccaggtgtgaggtggTCAGGTAGCCCAGATGAGAGGTTGTTAGTACAGGTGTGAGGCGgtcaggtagcccaggtgtgaggtggtcaggtagcccaggtgtgaggaGGTCAGGTAGCCCAGATGAGAGGTTCTTAGTACAGGTGTGAGGCGgtcaggtagcccaggtgtgaggtggTCAGGTAGCGCAGGTGTGAGGCACTCAGGTAGCGCAGGTGTGAGGCACTCAGGTAGCGCAGGTGTGAGGCGGTCAGGTAGCGCAGGTGTGAGGCACTCAGGTAGCGCAGGTGTGAGGCGgtcaggtagcccaggtgtgaggcactcaggtagcgcaggtgtgaggcggtcaggtagcccaggtgtgaggcactcaggtagcccaggtgtgaggtggtcaggtagcccaggtgtgaggtggTCAGGTAGCCCAGATGAGAGGTTGTTAGTACAGGTGTGAGGCGgtcaggtagcccaggtgtgaggtggtcaggtagcccaggtgtgaggaGGTCAGGTAGCCCAGATGAGAGGTTGTTAGTACAGGTGTGAGGCGgtcaggtagcccaggtgtgaggtggtcaggtagcgcaggtgtgaggcggtcaggtagcccaggtgtgaggcactcaggtagcgcaggtgtgaggtggtcaggtagcccaggtgtgaggtggTCAGGTAGTGCAGGTGTGAGGTGAtcaggtagcccaggtgtgaggaGGTCAGGTAGCCCAGATGAGAGGTTGTTAGTACAGGTGTGAGGTTAtcaggtagcccaggtgtgaggtgctcaggtagtgcaggtgtgaggtggtcaggtagcccaggtgtgaggtgctcaggtagcccaggtgtgaggcactcaggtagcccaggtgtgaggtggtcaggtagcccaggtgtgaggtggtcaggtagcgcaggtgtgaggtggtcaggtagcgcaggtgtgaggcgctcaggtagcccaggtgtgaggcggtcaggtagcccaggtgtgaggtgctcaggtagcccaggtgtgaggcactcaggtagcccaggtgtgaggcGGTCAGGTAGTCAAGGTGTGAGGCACTCAAGTAGCGCAGGTGTGAGGTTGTCAGGTAGCCCAGATGAGAGGTTGTTAGTACAGGTGTGAGGTTAtcaggtagcccaggtgtgaggcGGTCAGGTAGCGCAGGTGTGAGGTTAttagcccaggtgtgaggtggTCAGGCAGCGCAGGTGTGAGGCGctcaggtagcccaggtgtgaggtTGTCAGGCAGCCCAGATGAGAGGTTGTTAATGCAGGTGTGAGGTTGGTAGGAGTGAGGTGTGAGGTTGttagcccaggtgtgaggtTGTCAGgtggcccaggtgtgaggttGGTAGGTAGGTACAGGTAGGTAACCAGCGCCTCAGGTGCTCATGAACCACATCACTTCCTCTCCTCAGGAGCTGAGTGGGGTGGAGACCCCTCTCCCAGCGAGCGGGGGGACAGCCCGGAGATGAGGATCGTCCTGGTGGGCAAGACGGGAGTGGGGAAGAGCGCAGTGGGGAACTCCATCCTGGGCCGGAAAGAATTCCTCTCCGTCCTCAGCTCCGCGTCCGTCACCAGCGCGTGCTGCAAGCGGAGAACCGTGGTCCAGGGCAGGGGCGTGGCGGTGGTGGACACGCCCGGCCTGTTCGACACGGACAAGCCCAGCGACGCCATCGTGGGGGAGGTGGTCAGGTGCATCCAGGTCTCCTGCCCGGGGCCCCACGCCTTCCTGCTGGTGCTGCAGCTGAACAGGTTCACCGAGGAGGAGCAGAGGTCCGTGGAGGCCCTGCAGGAGATCTTCGGGGAGCAGGCCGCCAGGTACATGATCGTGCTCTTCACCCGCGGAGACGACCTCCAGGGCCAGAGCATCCACCAGTTCGTCCGGAGCGCCCACCCCGCGCTGAGAGAGGTGATCCGGAAGTGCGGGGGCAGGTACCACGTCTTCAACAACCGGGAACCGGGGGACAGTCCGGGAAACCAGGCCCAGGTCCGAGGGCTGCTGGACACGGTGGAGCGCATCATCGCGGCCAACGGGGGCGACTGCTACACCCAGGAGATGTTCGAGGAGGCCGAGAGGAAGATCCGGGAGAAGGAGGAGCAGATCCGGAGGGAGATGGAGATGGAGAGGGAACTGGGGAGGCGGAGGAGCTCCCTGAAGGCTGTGTTTCGGGAACGGAAAGACTTCTGGAGCAGGAAGGAGGCGGAGGAGGTGAGGATAAGGGCCCGGGAACAGGCAGAGGTGCAGAAATTCAAGTTTCGGTTCCTCGACTCCCTCAAGGGGAAGATGATGAACGCGTACCAGTATACCAGAAAGAGGAAGGAGGTCTATTAAGCTGGGGGGCAGGGGGGGAGTAAATAAGAGTACTTTATTGGCCATCTCTATTATCACCGTGACGTCACCATCTGTGCAGTCCTGACCCCAGAATCTCAAGTCAACGAGAGCAACAACCGCTATCACATCGACCGACACCGCGAGACGTCATAACTCTGTTTCTGTGAGAATACTTTGCTCCCGTCCTCTATGTCCCCACTCTGGACCTCCATCTTGCGCGAGACGTCATAACTCTGTTTCTGTGAGAATACTTTGCTCCTGTCCTCTATGTCCCCACTCTGGACCTCCATCTTGCGTGAGACGTCGTAACTCTGTTTCTGTGCGAATACTTTGCTCCTGTCCTCTATGTCCCCACTCTGGACCTCCATCTTGCGCGAGACGTCATAACTCTGTTTCCGTTTCCATGTCAGGTGGTGACGGGACCTTGGAGATACTTTACTGAAACCCAGCACCCGGTCCTTGATCGATTTGTTCTTGTCTTTCTGTTGCTCCTCTGTGCCTCTGCCTCCGTGCCCCCTGGCGTAGTACCCCCCTCTGTTCTCCTGCACCACCCCGTCGACCGTGTCCAGCAGCAGGGTCACCTGCCGGCGGTCGCTGGCGTCTCTGTTGTTGAAGAGGTGGTACCTGTTCCCACAATGCTCCAGCAGCGCCCTGAGCTCGGGCTGGGCGCCccgctgcactgagagagagaggggttcatacagacacactgactggacactccagtacatgaacactgcactgagagagagaggggttcatacacacacactgactggacactccagtacatgaacactgcactgagagagagaggggttcatacacacacactgactggacactccagtacatgaacactgcactgagagagagagaggggttcacacagacacactgactggacactccagtacatgaacactgcactgagagagagagagaggggttcatacagacacaccgaGAAGAGAGAATATCATGATCTCTATTATCACTGTGACGTCACCATCTGTGCAGTCCCGACTCCAGAATCTCTGCCTGGCATGTAAGAACAAGTCAACAAGAGCAACAACCGCACAACTATCACAGCGACCGACACCGCTGCAGGACGAGCAGCCGGCTCAGATGTCGCCCCCTGGTGGCCACAAGCGCCACTGCAGGTTGAGTCAAGTGCGGCTCACggtcagatcagatcagatcactttattgacccTGTACAACGtcttgcatgaggaatgtgtcctctcacagaccccagcctgctctccatgagacacacagacagggagagagaagctgggggtcagagcaaagggaaggagagggagagagagaggagagtgtgcAGGTTTTGACAACAGTGACAAAACAACAGAAGCTCAGTCCGCCAGGACACGAATTGAGACCCTTGTCCTACGCAGGGGAATTCTGGGGGGGGGTTCCCCGATTGTAGCGCCGTGCCGTGAATCCTGACGTGCCGGACCCCCTTCCCAGCCGGGCGGCCCAGCGCCTTGCACAGGGAAGCCAGGGAGAAGGCTGAGAGACGGAGAGACGCGCCGGGAATACTCCGAGATTTGTGCTGATTTACCGTGTAATAAAAAATACGCTGTTGTCCGAAAAcctgttttccttgttttcttGCTGAGAAAAGCTTGTCTCCTCAAACACCCAGACCCAACCT belongs to Lepisosteus oculatus isolate fLepOcu1 chromosome 14, fLepOcu1.hap2, whole genome shotgun sequence and includes:
- the LOC138242470 gene encoding GTPase IMAP family member 7-like isoform X2, with translation MRIVLVGKTGVGKSAVGNSILGRKEFLSVLSSASVTSACCKRRTVVQGRGVAVVDTPGLFDTDKPSDAIVGEVVRCIQVSCPGPHAFLLVLQLNRFTEEEQRSVEALQEIFGEQAARYMIVLFTRGDDLQGQSIHQFVRSAHPALREVIRKCGGRYHVFNNREPGDSPGNQAQVRGLLDTVERIIAANGGDCYTQEMFEEAERKIREKEEQIRREMEMERELGRRRSSLKAVFRERKDFWSRKEAEEVRIRAREQAEVQKFKFRFLDSLKGKMMNAYQYTRKRKEVY
- the LOC138242470 gene encoding GTPase IMAP family member 9-like isoform X1, yielding MARRAQTGAEWGGDPSPSERGDSPEMRIVLVGKTGVGKSAVGNSILGRKEFLSVLSSASVTSACCKRRTVVQGRGVAVVDTPGLFDTDKPSDAIVGEVVRCIQVSCPGPHAFLLVLQLNRFTEEEQRSVEALQEIFGEQAARYMIVLFTRGDDLQGQSIHQFVRSAHPALREVIRKCGGRYHVFNNREPGDSPGNQAQVRGLLDTVERIIAANGGDCYTQEMFEEAERKIREKEEQIRREMEMERELGRRRSSLKAVFRERKDFWSRKEAEEVRIRAREQAEVQKFKFRFLDSLKGKMMNAYQYTRKRKEVY